One Methanolobus sp. WCC4 DNA segment encodes these proteins:
- a CDS encoding DUF5806 family protein, whose translation MNKYQKFKKMDNKSYSDVTRFLKETTHLTAREWVVSRMCADFKNLSDHSEMTWIGENLPELVPFMDEKYSRQEVSNARASFKKKVQRSGTTFFYAYYAGLITQEEMISMIHKMVIDIKKLMDTEGSEIPEEHATEVQMLVAEVLRNINESLDEEYQ comes from the coding sequence ATGAACAAGTATCAGAAATTCAAGAAAATGGACAATAAGAGTTACTCCGATGTAACTCGTTTTTTGAAGGAGACCACGCATCTTACAGCCAGGGAATGGGTGGTTTCACGGATGTGTGCTGACTTCAAGAACCTGTCCGACCACTCCGAGATGACATGGATAGGTGAGAACCTTCCGGAACTCGTTCCGTTCATGGATGAGAAGTATTCAAGACAGGAGGTCTCAAATGCAAGGGCATCCTTCAAGAAGAAGGTCCAGCGCAGTGGCACCACTTTCTTTTATGCCTACTATGCGGGTCTTATAACTCAGGAAGAGATGATATCCATGATCCACAAGATGGTCATCGATATCAAAAAGCTCATGGATACGGAAGGAAGTGAGATCCCTGAAGAGCATGCAACAGAGGTCCAGATGCTCGTTGCCGAAGTGCTCAGGAATATAAATGAATCACTGGATGAAGAGTATCAGTGA
- a CDS encoding sugar phosphate isomerase/epimerase family protein, translated as MILGASSFAGSLSEIASELDSVELYMPKLGVYRDSVLQKDILAAILDELSTFDLNTSLHAPYFADVPTYPKDVVVDTASMGEREFRLIRESIELASELGSNAIVLHPGRFDENHEACFDRMVSNLKVLAADAEDSGVMLGLENKEGTSTGNMCCEVNELIRAVEEVNSDNLGATFDIGHANLTCGGDSTKLREFAKTLAPHVVHVHVHDNGGVWTNEYDGDEHLAPGAGKVDYTVLNELKGYKGIFNMEVFSIGDVRSGKEIMKKALGTC; from the coding sequence ATGATATTAGGTGCTTCATCCTTTGCAGGAAGTCTGTCCGAGATAGCCTCTGAACTGGACTCTGTTGAACTTTACATGCCAAAACTCGGGGTTTACAGGGATTCGGTCCTCCAGAAGGATATCCTGGCTGCTATACTTGATGAGCTTTCGACATTCGACCTTAACACTTCACTTCATGCTCCTTATTTTGCAGATGTTCCCACCTATCCGAAGGATGTGGTAGTGGATACTGCCAGCATGGGTGAAAGGGAGTTCCGTCTTATCCGCGAATCCATAGAACTGGCGTCTGAGCTTGGTTCGAATGCTATAGTCCTGCATCCCGGAAGGTTCGATGAGAATCACGAAGCATGTTTTGACAGGATGGTCTCTAATCTTAAGGTCCTTGCTGCAGATGCAGAGGACAGTGGTGTGATGCTGGGACTTGAGAACAAGGAAGGAACTTCAACAGGTAACATGTGCTGCGAGGTCAATGAACTTATAAGGGCGGTTGAAGAGGTGAATTCAGACAATCTGGGTGCTACATTCGACATAGGTCACGCGAACCTTACATGTGGCGGTGACAGCACGAAGCTCCGTGAGTTCGCAAAGACGCTTGCACCCCATGTTGTTCACGTGCATGTACATGACAATGGTGGTGTCTGGACGAATGAGTATGACGGGGATGAACATCTCGCACCGGGTGCAGGAAAGGTTGATTATACCGTGCTTAATGAGCTGAAGGGTTACAAAGGCATCTTCAACATGGAAGTATTCTCCATTGGGGATGTGCGTTCAGGAAAAGAGATAATGAAAAAGGCACTTGGAACCTGTTGA
- a CDS encoding peptidase U32 family protein, with product MKLYAPHVGHLEGLEELLTGSSDIYGIYMAGTPDYVGTGRTNLSAPGLEEIAEQTEYAHEKGVKMEVVLNSSCMGGQHLTAEGYNRINWYFNQLNNIGIDSITVAEPYFVEMLAKDFDMEVVVSVLSFVDSPQKAEFYEALGADTIVIDPVINRDFDKLEAIRDSVSTDLKLLVNEGCLYQCPLRYAHFNFFSHSNGPGPKLNVLDDYYYYKCLSLRIKDPQQLIKSPWIRPEDLKEYRHITDIFKIGGRTHFPNWILNNVQAYANESYDGNLMDLLDCPRDIRDLFYIPNKELDGALSQWKQCSKTCNRCGYCKRLAEKIINVYTTEDGENVLKPLKIEGGQ from the coding sequence ATGAAACTTTATGCTCCCCACGTGGGACACCTTGAGGGACTGGAGGAGCTGCTTACCGGTTCCAGCGATATCTACGGCATCTACATGGCTGGTACACCGGACTATGTAGGCACCGGAAGGACGAATCTCAGTGCGCCCGGACTTGAGGAGATAGCCGAGCAGACCGAATACGCACATGAGAAAGGCGTGAAGATGGAAGTCGTCCTGAACAGTTCATGCATGGGTGGACAGCATCTCACAGCGGAAGGGTACAACAGGATCAACTGGTATTTCAATCAGCTAAATAACATAGGAATAGATTCCATAACAGTTGCAGAGCCTTATTTTGTAGAGATGCTGGCAAAGGACTTCGACATGGAGGTCGTTGTTTCCGTTCTTTCCTTCGTGGATTCCCCACAGAAGGCCGAGTTCTATGAAGCACTCGGTGCAGATACTATAGTAATAGATCCCGTGATCAACCGTGACTTCGATAAACTTGAAGCCATAAGGGATTCAGTATCAACCGACCTGAAACTGCTTGTGAATGAAGGATGTCTCTATCAGTGCCCCTTAAGGTATGCACACTTCAATTTCTTCTCCCACTCAAATGGCCCGGGACCAAAACTCAACGTGTTGGATGACTACTACTATTATAAGTGTCTCTCACTGAGGATAAAGGATCCACAGCAACTCATCAAATCCCCATGGATAAGGCCGGAAGACCTTAAGGAATACAGGCACATCACCGATATCTTCAAGATAGGAGGAAGAACGCACTTCCCTAACTGGATACTAAACAATGTGCAGGCATATGCCAATGAGTCATACGATGGTAACCTTATGGACCTTCTTGACTGTCCCCGTGACATAAGGGACCTGTTCTATATACCTAACAAGGAACTAGATGGCGCCCTTTCACAGTGGAAGCAATGTAGCAAGACATGCAACAGATGCGGATACTGCAAGAGGCTTGCAGAGAAGATAATAAATGTCTACACGACAGAAGATGGCGAAAATGTGCTCAAGCCCCTTA